A stretch of the Nicotiana tabacum cultivar K326 chromosome 6, ASM71507v2, whole genome shotgun sequence genome encodes the following:
- the LOC142182132 gene encoding uncharacterized protein LOC142182132 has protein sequence MAFNSEIAILLAFSALSHRGTELWDIICDGPHVPMKKLEETVPMVPKNRKEYSDIDRKAVEKNYHAKKILVCGIGPDKYNRVSAYDTAKEIWEALQTTHKGTTQVKQSKIDMLTTKYALFRMKDDESI, from the exons ATGGCTTTTAATAgtgagattgcaa ttttattagcattctcagcatTATCTCATAGAGGAACAG AATTGTGGGACatcatttgtgatggtccacatgttccTATGAAGAAGCTTGAAGAAACCGTACCAATGGTGCCGAAAAACAGAAAGGAGTACAGTGATATTGACAGAAAAGCTGTGGAAAAGAACTATCACGCTAAGAAAATCTTGGTATGTGGTATAGGACCCGATAAGTACAACAGAGTCTCAGCTTATGACactgccaaagaaatatgggaagcatTGCAAACTACACACAAAGGAACTACTCAGGTTAAACAATCCAAGATTGACATGCTCACCACAAAGTATGcgctcttcaggatgaaggatgatgagtctataTAA